The sequence CACCAGTTAAGATAAATTCATTGACCTCAACCATAGGTGTTTCCAGATGTTTACATTTTTTCCCCTACTGGATTGATGTTGCTTCCTAATTGTTGATTTTGTCTCACAGACTCTTTTTGTCTACAAAAAATCTACCATGCTCTACATAGGGCATGGAAAAAAATGTGCAGTATCTTTTCTACAGCCGTGTATAACATATGGTTCCTATAAACTACGTCGTGAACTTCAAACCTTGTCTGTGGGCTCCATATCATTCATATAAATTACATTATGGGCTTTCAACTTTATTCTGAGTGCCTCCAGAAGGGGAAAGCCAGCACAAAAGCAAAGATAGGTTCAACATATATTTCTATGTCACTTTACTAAGAGCTCTAAATAGATAATAAATGAAACAATAAGAAATGCTGCCTTTCTTGAGCAAAGAGATGAATTATAAGCATAATAGCTAAGAAATTTTATAGTATGTTAGAATGTGCTGGGGGTGATagattttaagaaaatgaaaagtgagTATGCTGAGTGGGATAGGGAAACCAGTAGATACAGGTAGAGTTCCAACCATCTGGTGTTTTCCTAgcccagtaggaaaaaaaaaaaaattgtagaaagtgtgtatgtgtgtgtgtgtgtgccagcaCATCTGTTTTGAGCTCGTTCTCTGCCCTGGGGTGGGTAATTCTGATTGGAAGAAGGCTTAGTGGGGTGGGATGATTCGAAGTACTCAGTCATCTGAATTTGCTCAAATGTCCACTTTCTAAACCTTGAAatccctccctcttttttttaatcaatgcctTTACTTTCATATATGAGCCCTTAGAGTCTGTttactttgttattatttttattattattttattgtaataGGAATATAAACAATTACAAAATAAAGTTATTATATTCAACAGGAGCTGCTCGGTATCCATTTTATCCAAATCAGCCATTTTTGTCTGTATCAGTGTATATACCAGTTAAGATAAAGTTATTGAGGTCAGCCACAGAAGTTTCCaggtttttaccttttttttctctACCACATTGATATTGGTTCCTAATTTCATGTTTTTGTCACATAGATTGTTATCCTTCTCTCTCTAGAAAACAATAATTGTTTTTGTATAGAAgacattttctaattgtttatgaATCCTTCCTTATATAAGAGTTCTAATAAAATTGTAGTAAATCCATACATGAAAcaatactcagcaataaaaaagaacatattATTGATTCACACAAAAGTGTGAATGGGCCTCAGTAGAATGATCTGAGGTGAAAAAAGCCCATCACAaaagattgttgttagctgccaccgagtagactccaacacatggcgacctcatggaaaacaaaacaaaatgttgcctagccCTATgctatcctcacgatcattggtatgtttgagtccatttctgcggcaactgtgtcaatccatctcatggagggcttcCCTCATTCTCGTTGGCCATTTTtgtcaccaaatatgatgttctcTTCCAGCAACTGATGTTTctggataacatgttcaaagcaagaAAGTGGACAATGTTCTCTTGGAGACAATAAAATATCTACCattaaagaatttttgttttggtgggtgcctttgagttgattgcaacacattgcaacctataagacagagaagaactgccctatagcgttgtgtagcctgtaatctttatgggtgcagatggccaggtcctttTTGCTCATAATGGCTAGACGGTTcacactgccaacatttcagttaatgATGGGTGTTTGTACATTGCACGAAAAGAGTGCTTTCCATTAAAGAAAAGACAAGTGAAATATATACGTAGATATAAACcttaaccaaacttgttgccaaccagttgatgctgactcatagtgaccctataggagagagtagaactgccctacagagtttccaaggagggcctggtggatttgaactcccgaccttttggttagcagccgtagcacttaaccactacgccaccagggtttccatatatgtatagagagagagagaaagagaaatttaataaaggaaaataaaacaaacaagcaaaaaacctaAACTGACAGGTGATGTCAATTGAGTATAAAATGAGAAGCAAGGGTAACATTTCTGTTCCTGAGGTcaacaagaaagcaaaacaaaacaaagaaacaaaaaagccctgaACAATAGCAGtagcagcaacaataacaacagcaaacagGGAAGTGATACTCACATATGCACAATGCATTATTTTATTCTATCtaagtattttaaataatgtaataaaaaagCATACAAGCACTTCATTTTGTCATCCATTTGAAGAGACCACTGTAAAAATGGGAAATATTGATAGCCCTGACTTATAGATACAATATTTTATTCCAAATCCCTGTGTGGTTAAAATGGTACATTAGCAAAAAGTAAAATGTAAGAAGGTATGAAATAGATAAATACAAATATGCATAAACACTATAGGAAAAAAAACTTGCTCACTGGTGAAAACAAGTCATCCTGGACATTTAACAGACAACTCCCAGGTATTTTGTTAAGCTTTCAAATGCTTCAGGGACAATCAACAAATTGCTTGGCATCTCCTCAGGGAATATCACCAAGGATGAAAAGCAATCCATAAATGCTTCTCACTATGCCATGTTAAGCAACACATGTGGGAGTCAAGACAGAGGCTTCATTGCAGGTAAGAAGATAAGACTGTTTCCAAGTTTTACTAATAACCAGAATGTTTCAGTGACATTTGCAGGATCCCACCTTTATTCAATGGCAACCAAACCCAATGTCACCAAGTTGATacagactcattgtgaccctataggacagaatagaactgtctcatggggtttccaaggagcactttgtggatttgaacagctgaccttttggttagcagccatagattttaactactaagccaccaggctttccattcAACGGCCAAGTCGATGCAAAATGATAAGAGTTCTGATTCAGTTCTGTGCGCATTCTACTCTTCAATAGTTCTTGAAACTAGGgtctctccctcctctttttcttcatattatttttcaaatattctcaATTTGTTTCAGAGGTTATATGCTTATAAGCATCTTTGAAACATTATTATTATGTGGCTAAATagtatttttactttatataagtAATTATATGAATAAAAGACAACAGACAAGGAAACCAGTAGgaatcagttctggctcatactgtcccatgtgtgtcagagaactgggccccacagagttttcaatggccgtggcctttcagaactagatctttctttcttccaaggcatctctgagtgaacCCTGTTGTCTTCGGTCTGTGATCAgtaccgactccatggcacctgacaacaacagctatTAAGATTATTGGggatcattaaatattttaatgaatcacAGATTATTTCAAATAATAACTGCAATAATATTTAACTTGTATATCAACCTGTTCCGTtagtattctctctctctctttctcaatctGTCTCTCATTTTCAGGAGCCCCTTCAAGGAAAACCGATTTAAGTGGAtttgacaaatttattttctttgggaGAGATAGGTATCACTGAGTTGTGTGGTGTTCCTTTTGGTCTGTATGATTACTATAGTGGGAAGCTCTTGGATGTTTACATTAACCAGAACAATACCTAATCTATCACATATTTTCAACTGATTCTTTCACATCTTAGTCTGTATGAATGCCACAACCTACAATTCCACGGTGTTCAACTTTTGCAACTGCATGTGGTACTTCTGCCTCTCTCCATTGTATCATCTTGGAATGGTTTTCCCAGGCATGTAatgaagcactcaataaataaatgcatCACTCAAATGTTAGCTTAAGAAAgaggttttaatttattttaaaaaaagaaggggaaaaagaaaaagtccagTAGTGGGGCCTGATGTCTCTCATCGATTCAGTAGCTCAGCATAATCAAAGTTAATATATTTGCCAATTCCTTAACCTTAAATTAAATTCCCCCAAAATTGAAGCACACACGTCAACAAAGTTCAGGAAGCAGAAGACAATGGGGAATAAATTTTATCCTCACTGCCCTCCTTTTTAAAAGGAAGTAACATCAATcccatatttatttttctaaaaatgtggCTGAACTTCTCAAGGCAGGAGCTCACAAATCCTGTGGATCTGCCCCTTTGTCCAGCCACTGGCCTAAGGGGTTCACTGACTTGCAGTGCCCTTcatcctgcctagacctgtgtggcccAATTCAACACCACATGCCCTTATTAGCATAAAAAGCAGGGCATATTCCTGAAGCCAAATTTCAACTGCAGGAGCCAAgggggagctgcagatttgtgatATTTGACAACATTCTGCCTCTTAAGCAGgggcctcacccacccacacaaGGGGTCTGAGGGCTGGCTActccacccactccatctagccacccatgacaggcatATGAAAACAAGTGGTGCCTCCTAgaccctccagccaacagcactggattCCCAAGAACAGGCTGCAATACCCCTCCGTACCCCACTGCCCACATAGACATATGCCtacacctacaaaaaaaaaaaaaaaaaacacctacgtctttttctgtatctatatctacatctacatttacatctatatctatatgtatatctatatcggGGGTTCTCAACTTCTTCCTTAGTGATATTTTGGGCTAGAAATTTTATCATTGTGTGGAGTTACCCTGTATACAGTAGAATGTTTAGTAACATCCCAGGTTTCCATTACATACCAGTAGTACCCATCTCCTACTTGTGACATCCAAAGTGTCCCAGGCATTGACAAATGTTCTTTCGGGAGCAGATATTCTCCGACTGATACCAAGttagctttctctttctctccctattctctccctttctgtctccCTGTGCCTCTATCTTTACGTACCTATGCTTTGTTTGAGGGAGGTGGGTTTGCTTTCAAATATCTGTATTGGAAAGTTTGTATTTATCTTATTCATTTAGCATGCTGCCTTTGTATACTAAAAATCTACCAGATGATACCACATAAAGCCTAATGACTATGCTGATGTCTCTATCCAGAATAGGTTTCCTGATAGACCTAGATGGGCAAACAAAATCTAACAGTGCTGAATGAGTTCATTCTGACGGGAATCACAGACCGCCCAGAGCTGCAGGCTCCATTGTtcgggctgttcctcatcatctacatgatctcagtggtgggcaacttggacatcatcatcctcaccaagatggactccaagctacaaactcccatgtacttttttctcagacacctggctatcactgatcttggttattcaacagcCGTGGGACCCAAAATGCTAGTcaattttgttgtggatgaaaataaaatctcctattatttttgtgctataCAGCTAGCTTTCTTTCTCATGTTCATcattagtgaatttttcattctgtcagcaatgtcttatgatcgctatgtggacatctgtcaccctctgctctacacagtcatcatgtcacaaagGGTGTGTTGGGTGCTGGTGGCAATTCCCTATCTCTACAgcacatttgtttctcttctggtcaccctaaagatttttaatttatccttctgtggctacAATGTCATCAGTCTTTTCTACTGTGACTGTCTCCCCTTAgtatctttgctctgctcaaacaCACATGAAATTGAATTGATCATTCTCATTGCAGCATCTATTGATTTGATTTCATACCTTCtaatagttcttgtttcttaTCTGCTTCTTTTAGTAGCCATTCTCAGGTTAAACTCAGCTGAGGGTAGGCACAAGGCCTTCCCCACTTGTGGATCCCACCTGACCGTGGTGGTCCTGTActatgggactttaatctttatgcatgtgcagcccaagtccagtcattcctttgacggtgataaagtggcttccatattttacaccctggttattcccatgttgaatcccttgatttatagcttgaggaacaaagatgtgaaGTATGCCCTATGTAGCACATGGAAAAAAATACGCAATATCTTTTCTACAGTTTGGCACATCATGTGGTTCATATAAATTAAGTCATGGGCTTCAAGTCTTGTCTGTATGCCTTCATAAGTTACAATGAGCACAAATACATCCCGCATGTATTGATAAATTTCCTTCTATGTGTCAGTCACTTTTCTAAATGCATTGATGAAGAAAAGAgtaaacaaaagagtaaaaatgttttccttccttGAAGGGAAGAAGCGGATCACAAACAATAATTAGGTAAATTTTATAGTACAGAAGAATGTGTTGGGGTcctattggcacagtggttaaagcgtttggctgctaactgaaaggtcaccagttcgaacccaccagcccttctATGGgacaaagctgtggcagtctgcttccacaaagatttacagccttggaaaccttatggggcaattctagggttttgttttttttttttaggagtcagAATGTACTGGACagcagtgcattttttttttttttttaaagaatgtgttATATATTTGGCTATAAACAAAAGCCtttgtcattgagtagattctgagtcatagcaaccttataggacagggtagaactgctccataggatttccaaggagcagctggtggatttgaactgctgaccttttggtcagcagccaagctcttaaccagtacaccaccagggctccaggagaatGTGCTGGGAActacaaaatcaggcaaagaggTTAGATATGCTGAGTAGGAGTGGGGAAAAGTACCAGgtacaaaaaagaattacaaTGATTCTGGTATTTTTTTCACTATTAGAATAAACTTTGCAGAGCCAGTTCTTGTGTTTTTGTATCTGTGGTTGTGTAAGCCCTTGCCTTTTCATAGTTCCTGAGGGGGTACTGGGTTCAGGCCAGGTTGTGAGGAGTCTCAGTGCAGTGTGATAATTTGAAGtacttaattatttaaatttgCTCAAATGTCCCCATTCCAGACCTTGGGGTTCCTATTCCTTTCCTATTAAGGCCTTTACTTTCACACGTCAATCCGTCAGCATACCTTGCAATTTAGCAATCCACAGGTTCAGCTCTGcatctgactttcttttaatCAACCCATTTTGCCTAGATCTAAGTGGGAAAGAAAGTCCAAACCTGGGAGCAACTCTGGATCATCCCAAGAAATTGATATTAATTGGTGTATAGATCAGAATGTATACCAATTATGATAAATTTCTTGAGGTCATCCAGAGCTGCTCCCAGGTTTGAAATGCCTTCCCCACTTGTCCTTCTTATTTAATAattatgttttctgtttcatgggttgttttcttatctatatgaacaatttttaaatgtttgttcaattattttttgtttatttccttgGGTAACAAGATATTCTCTGATGAGTTAAGTTTGCTACTTCTGTTTCATTGGTTTGGCTTTCCTAAACTTTGGACAATATTTATTATGCACTGTATTTTCATTAACTTTTGTTCACCCTACTTATCAGAGGCCAAATGAGGTAATCCTATGGTTTGCACTGTGCTGTACTTCTAATTGAAGTAAGGGCTGCGATGTGGCAAGGATACATTTATCTTGCCTTATGAATATAGTTGCTCCATGTTACTCCTCAAAATTTtccatacatttttatttatttatattttcttttcacaaTTTCTTGGATTTTATTGAAGCTAGTAGAgtataaattattttcttggtTCAGGATCATGAAATGAAAACCCCTGTGTAGCCAATAACATTTGAATAAAAATAGTTCATTGGAATATAAGACAAAGGTGCATGTTATATTGTCATGTGAacgtaaatatttttaaaagtctgaaGCTGTTCGTAGATGAAGATGGTCACAAAAAGACAGAGCTCCCCAGGCTAGtaaaaattccactgcctcaagtAGCTTGCTTGGCATGCCCTGTAGCTTTTCATTAgaatcctggttcctttgcttggcatagcccatagctttacattaaaaCCTTGGCTCCCATCTCCTTAACTGCTTCCCCAAACTAGATGAAATTGGCGGAAACAAGTTTAGGCGCCATGCTGACATTCAAGAAAACCGTTTAGTTCTCATATATAGTAATaccgtgcctctgggtggagtttaaccATCATATTCTGAACACTGAAGGCATAAAGTTATTTGTAAACCCCATCACAGCTGGGTAGTATGATTaataatgttgctgatgtaacttgttaTGAACTTCCTATTAGTAAACTCCTTATAAGTAATGTTTCCCCTCATCCCctctgagcagtcttggcagcagcaccAACTGTTTCTCTTCCTTGTACAGTGGAATAAAGATGCCTTTCtactctcccaccttggtctATCCTTTATTGGCTGACACAAGTTCCATCGAGCAGAAACTGGAGTTTCTGCCTAGCAACATCTCTGTTAAAATGGCCAGGAGTCATCTGTTACGTTCCAAAAGTGAATTGGACTATAGACTGGCCCCAACATCTGGTGTCACCAGGAGACATCTCTGCAGACCCTACAGCAGTCCTGGGACCTAACGGTGACTTCATGGGAGACATGAAACACACCTGGGTTAATTTGGTAAATACCTGCATAAGACCTTAGAAGAGCCCCAAGAAGTGGGAGGCATTAACAGTTGATTGCATTAATGGCTCTAGGTATTTGGGGTTATTTGGTAAATAACAGGGTAATTACTAGGTAAGGTCTTAAGACTCCCAAGTAGTGGAAAGAATTGTCTCTTGAGGGTATAAAAGGCTCTAGGTGTCTGTTATTAGATTGGTGTAATGAATTaggttgtgtgagtgtgtaatgtgtgtatgtgtgaagcaTTTAGACAGTTCACAGGCATGGACCCtgacagtcttgaaaactcttgCATTGTGAATACAATTTTGATCAGGCAGAGTGCCCAGGATATACGGAGAAAACTCCAAAAACTTGAGCGAGGTGTGGAGTTGGGACTGTCATGGCTTATTGAGCTTGCCTATATTCCAGTCAGCAcagggaagaggaaaagaaaaaaaaaaaaatcagtcatcagaACAGACAGGCTGCATTCCTGGGCACATCCTTGTAGGGAAATGACACGTCTCCTGGCAACCCAACAAGAGGGGGTCCCTGAGGAGAGATGAAGGTGGGAGGCCCTGACCCCCATTAATCTGAGACCAGTGCTCCTAGTACAAAGACAGAGGAGATTAGAAGAGAGTGTCCCCTAAATTATTACCCAGTGGTAACAAAGACCATGGGGTTGTCCAGTGGCCCATGAAGCCAATAGGTAAAGACTTGGATTGAGGAGGACTGGAGGCAAGTCTACGACCTGAGCCTCTGGTTATAACGAAGGTGGGAGGGTAGGTAACTGTATGGTTTCTAGTGGATTCCAGAGCCATCCATTCTGTCCTAACCCCAAAAAATATAGCTCTGATGAAAAAAACTTTGTCAGCCCAGTAGTCTCAGGTAAGAGGGACAACCCTCCCTGCTTCCAGCCTCTAACCTGCTGTATGCAAGGGAAGCCATTAAAACATTACTTTATCTACCTGCCTATCCCATTCCCTTGCCATACAAAGTCTTGTACAAACTGCAAGCACAAATTTCTTTTGATAAAGAGATCATACAGATGCAGATACTGCCAGAGACAGATGGCAATTGCAGATGGCCCTTACCACAGAGTCACCTACCAATTATAGCATGTAAGGCCACTCCAAGGTATCACTAGGGCCAGACACCAAACATGCAGTGGTCCTGTGGCTACGGGTGTGGGCCAACAAGGTGTTGGGATGTGTCAAAAACATTCCCCTGGTGGTGGTTGAGCTCCAGCCTGGCATAGTTTCTATCTGACTTAAGCAGTACCCCATCTGTGTGGAGGTCTTATACGCACGGATAAAATCATCACCAGATACATGAAACATAGACTGCTCAGACCATGTCACTCAGAGTTCAACACCCCCATCCTGCTGGTGAAGAAGAATCATAGAGAATAACAGCTCATTCAGGATCTGCAAGCCATCAGCTAGGTAACAGTCACAGTCTATCCTGTAGTTTCCAACCCTCATACCCTGCTATTGACTTTGTTGGCCAGTTTTTCCTGGTTCACTGCACCAAATATGAAAGATGCATTCTTCTGCACCTgagaggaaacaaagaaacaaaaaaacaggaaatctgTGCCTCTGACTAAAAAGACCAAGACAGTGGAGAAAAACAACAACTCTACCAGTTAGTCCTTCCTCAGGGGTTTAAAAACAGCTCCACTAGGGAcctggcaggagagaccagcaggagacagtgcagtgggcttcccagcccatggaatgagaaagctgagtgcctttgggcagagactgaaagCCAGGAAGAAGCCTACACCTAATCCACAtgtttgggacttgccagactcCACAAGCACAGAGGCAGAGCCAAtttggcggaatagacagacgtttTTGGCacgccctctttacaacaaggaccacaaaaaataagtgaaaaaacaaggagggagccctgagcatcaaaggcaagcttagacaatgaactgaggggcaggggaaggaagagaccattcagaagtggagaggagttacgggACCTAAATCACagggagtcctcaggcaccatttctggagtagtggcagtggtggtggcgggctggaactagtgttcagctgcagtttctgcagggagaagcagccagccacacagcctactcgcacctctggaacctgaggagaatggtgccctctgcaaaagctaagtacttgcatatattttaccgcaccgcCCCCCCCacgccaagccagcttcagcaactGAATCCGTTGGCCTGAGATAGGCGCTGTTGAgcacccagagccatcctcctggtcttggagaaggaaaaaaattgaaatttggggaaaagataatttgctagctccattaacagggggagctcaggacaaaagcagcttctgtccaggcataaaccacctgtggaccttgagcacccttcccttctgcatggacctgtgtgggcctatttcaggagaataggaccTTGTTAGCAAACGCCAACCATTTCGCTGTgtggtggacaggtgggtgtttgacatttgacattgctttgcttattaaacaaggtcctctccTATCCACATAAGTGACCTGAGGACGGgtacctccactcaggtcacccagccacctgtgacaggggtccaaagataactggtacctcccagtccttacaaccaaaaactttgggtatccgtggtccctctgcagaacccacccaccagcatgctctaaggaacagagatgcgttttcctaagagacacttgggggtcggttctcagccccctgccttgttcagagcgtgacaccatgctgcaatcagatacgggtacatatgccaatcacccctggccctctaagactgtaggacagaaactgtaccacacacttgatgatcagctacctggaaacctgagctggatTCATACaagaaactgaatggactccaagactgatacacctgataacagctctagccagctggggcaggACACCAGAGCACCAAAGGTAAAATTAATCAAGCTATGTCACTCAATAAAttcataggggtataccaaaacaaaactaagtgAGCAGCTACTACACAGTAAGCAaggataaattaatacaatagcttatagatggttcggagacaacagtcgatattgattcacataaagaaacagaccatgatcacctcaacgggCCCACAAAGCAAAGAATCTACGGATCGGCTACATGAAAGTGCGTTCCTGGAATTTGCAGAGACAGgatacagaagtttaatatacagaacccttcaagacatcaggaaggaaatgagccaatacacagaacaagcaaaggaacacacagataaagcaactgaagaaattagatagattatttaggaacataatgaaaagtttaataagctggaaaaatccatagacagacagcaatcagaaattcagaagattaacaataaaattacagaagtagacaactcaatagaaagtcagaggagtagaattgagcaagtagaagccagaatttctgaactcgaagataaatcacttggcactaatatatttgaagaaaaatcagataaaagaaataaaaaaaatgaagaaaccttaagaatcatgtgggactctatcaagagaattaacctacgagtgattggagtactagaccagggagggataacagaaaatacagagagaattgtcgaagatttgtcggcagaaaaattccctgttaacatgaaagatgagaagatatctattcaagatgcttatcgaactccacataaggtagattttaaaagaaagtcaccaaggtgtattataatcaaacttgccaaaaccaaagataaagagagaattataggaGCAGTGAGAGATATATGAAAATCACCTAcacaggagagccaataagaataaactcggcctacttggcagaaaccatgcaggcaagaaggcaatgggatgacaaatttaaaaaattgaaggaaaaaaattgcctgccaagaatcatatatccagcaaaactgtctcttaaatatgaggtgaaattaagacatttccagataaacacaagtttagggcattagtaaaaaccaagccaaaactacaagaaatactaaagggagatctttggttagaaaatcaataatatcaggtatcaacacaagactagaacactgggcagagcaaccagaagtcaacccagacagggaaatccgaaaaaaaaaaaaaaaaggcaacattattaaaaaaacaaaaaaaaaagcccaaaacagggtcacagcgatgttattatatgaaagaagacaacattaaaataataaagagggactaagaaatgtaatcttac comes from Elephas maximus indicus isolate mEleMax1 chromosome 7, mEleMax1 primary haplotype, whole genome shotgun sequence and encodes:
- the LOC126080230 gene encoding olfactory receptor 8K3-like, which encodes MGKQNLTVLNEFILTGITDRPELQAPLFGLFLIIYMISVVGNLDIIILTKMDSKLQTPMYFFLRHLAITDLGYSTAVGPKMLVNFVVDENKISYYFCAIQLAFFLMFIISEFFILSAMSYDRYVDICHPLLYTVIMSQRVCWVLVAIPYLYSTFVSLLVTLKIFNLSFCGYNVISLFYCDCLPLVSLLCSNTHEIELIILIAASIDLISYLLIVLVSYLLLLVAILRLNSAEGRHKAFPTCGSHLTVVVLYYGTLIFMHVQPKSSHSFDGDKVASIFYTLVIPMLNPLIYSLRNKDVKYALCSTWKKIRNIFSTVWHIMWFI